From Aerosticca soli, a single genomic window includes:
- a CDS encoding alpha/beta fold hydrolase: MTAATELSLTLPHLRLAAQVWGDAQAPALVALHGWLDNAGSFAHLAPLLARQFRVIALDLPGHGHADHLPPGPAGYPFTDYVYAVRDALTALGIERCAVLGHSMGAGVASLLAAALPERVTRLWLIESLGPLADEGDTLKRFRQALAATTERKPLRLFRDLDQAVRTRSVATGLRADLARPIVERGLRAEADGWAWRSDPRLLLPTPIRLAESQVRALLAGIAAPTDVLLARPASPYLPEALMRERAACVPRVRLTHMDGGHHLHLEHPQAVARWMETAAP, from the coding sequence GTGACCGCCGCCACCGAGCTCAGCCTGACGCTGCCCCACCTGCGTCTGGCCGCGCAAGTCTGGGGCGATGCGCAGGCGCCGGCGCTCGTCGCCCTGCATGGCTGGCTGGACAATGCCGGCAGCTTCGCCCACCTCGCCCCGCTGCTGGCGCGGCAGTTCCGCGTGATCGCGCTGGACCTGCCCGGCCACGGCCATGCCGATCATCTGCCGCCGGGCCCGGCCGGCTATCCGTTCACCGATTACGTCTATGCGGTGCGCGACGCGCTGACCGCGCTCGGCATCGAACGCTGCGCCGTGCTCGGCCATTCGATGGGCGCCGGCGTGGCCAGCCTGCTCGCCGCCGCGCTGCCTGAGCGGGTGACGCGGCTGTGGCTGATCGAAAGCCTGGGGCCGCTGGCCGACGAGGGCGACACGCTGAAGCGCTTTCGCCAGGCGCTCGCCGCCACCACCGAGCGCAAGCCGCTGCGGCTGTTCCGCGACCTGGACCAGGCGGTGCGCACGCGCAGCGTGGCCACCGGGCTGCGTGCGGACCTGGCGCGGCCCATCGTCGAGCGCGGCCTGCGCGCGGAGGCCGACGGCTGGGCCTGGCGCAGCGACCCGCGCCTGCTGCTGCCGACCCCGATCCGCCTCGCCGAATCGCAGGTGCGCGCGCTGCTCGCCGGCATCGCGGCGCCCACCGACGTGCTGCTGGCGCGGCCGGCCAGCCCTTATCTGCCCGAGGCGCTGATGCGCGAGCGCGCCGCCTGCGTGCCGCGCGTGCGCCTCACGCACATGGACGGCGGCCACCATCTGCATCTGGAACACCCGCAGGCGGTGGCCCGCTGGATGGAGACCGCCGCGCCGTGA
- a CDS encoding ABC transporter permease, translating into MHPAFVVYLKEVRENLRDRRTLTSAFLTGPLLTPLLFVVLINLAIHQQLEKAERPLKLPVIGASYAPNLVRALEAGGIVPQPPLADPEAAVRRQDVDLVLRIAPAYAAAWRKGEPVQVELIHDSSQRNAGTAVERVSRLIETYARQQGAMRLVARGLSPTLAAPVQVADRDQATAQSRAVLMFNMLPYLFVLTLFIGGMYLAIDLTAGERERQSLEPLFINPVPRGQIFLGKLAAICTFSAASLAISLLAFGMVGRFMPAERLGMEIDLGPGFALRVLVLQLPMIVLLAALQSLVAAFARSYREAQTYLSLLMLLPILPSVLLMVLPFKPQAWMYAVPLLGQHLGILDLVRGDGLGLLPLSACLAGTAFVALLAVAATLRLYRSERLAISA; encoded by the coding sequence GTGCATCCTGCATTCGTCGTCTATCTCAAGGAAGTGCGCGAGAACCTGCGCGATCGCCGCACGCTGACCAGTGCCTTCCTCACCGGCCCGCTGCTCACGCCGCTGTTGTTCGTCGTGCTGATCAACCTCGCCATCCACCAGCAACTGGAGAAGGCCGAGCGCCCGCTCAAGCTGCCGGTGATCGGCGCCTCGTATGCGCCCAACCTCGTCCGCGCGCTGGAAGCCGGCGGCATCGTGCCGCAGCCGCCGCTGGCCGATCCGGAGGCGGCGGTGCGCCGGCAGGACGTCGACCTGGTGCTGCGCATCGCGCCCGCCTATGCCGCCGCCTGGCGCAAGGGCGAGCCGGTGCAGGTGGAGCTGATCCACGACTCCTCGCAGCGCAACGCGGGCACCGCGGTCGAGCGCGTCAGTCGCCTGATCGAAACCTATGCGCGCCAGCAGGGCGCGATGCGACTGGTCGCGCGCGGTCTATCGCCCACGCTCGCCGCGCCGGTGCAGGTGGCCGACCGCGACCAGGCCACCGCGCAGTCGCGCGCGGTGCTGATGTTCAACATGCTGCCGTATCTGTTCGTGCTCACGCTGTTCATCGGCGGCATGTACCTGGCGATCGACCTCACCGCCGGCGAACGCGAACGGCAGTCGCTGGAGCCGCTGTTCATCAACCCGGTGCCGCGCGGGCAGATCTTTCTCGGCAAGCTGGCGGCGATCTGCACCTTCTCGGCGGCGAGTCTGGCGATCAGCCTGCTCGCCTTCGGCATGGTCGGCCGCTTCATGCCGGCCGAGCGGCTGGGCATGGAGATCGACCTCGGCCCCGGCTTCGCCCTGCGCGTGCTCGTGCTGCAACTGCCGATGATCGTGCTGCTGGCGGCGCTGCAGTCGCTGGTCGCGGCCTTCGCGCGCAGCTATCGCGAGGCGCAGACCTATCTCTCGCTGCTGATGCTGTTGCCGATCCTGCCGAGCGTGCTGCTGATGGTGCTGCCGTTCAAGCCGCAGGCGTGGATGTATGCCGTGCCGCTGCTGGGCCAGCATCTGGGCATCCTGGATCTGGTGCGCGGCGATGGCCTGGGCCTGTTGCCGCTGTCGGCCTGTCTGGCCGGCACCGCCTTCGTCGCGCTGCTCGCGGTCGCCGCGACCTTGCGCCTCTATCGCAGCGAGCGGCTGGCGATTTCCGCCTGA